The following are encoded together in the Sphingomonas insulae genome:
- the coaE gene encoding dephospho-CoA kinase (Dephospho-CoA kinase (CoaE) performs the final step in coenzyme A biosynthesis.): MIRLGLTGSIGMGKSTVAAMFADEGVPVFDADATVHRLQGPGGHVVASIEAAFPGTCGAGGVDRPALAAAVLGDDAAMKRLEGIVHPAVAEERAAFVRRHADAPLVVFDVPLLFETGGDRAVDRVVVVSAAAEVQRARTLARPGMTPARYDAILARQLPDADKRARADFVILTDVSLDRTRETVRHVIACMAPATGG, from the coding sequence ATGATCCGGCTGGGGCTGACCGGCTCGATCGGCATGGGCAAATCGACGGTCGCCGCGATGTTCGCGGACGAAGGCGTGCCGGTGTTCGATGCCGATGCCACCGTGCACCGCTTGCAGGGGCCAGGCGGCCATGTGGTCGCTTCGATCGAAGCGGCCTTTCCGGGCACCTGCGGCGCAGGGGGCGTCGACCGCCCTGCCCTCGCCGCCGCGGTGCTCGGCGATGATGCGGCGATGAAGCGGCTGGAGGGCATCGTCCACCCCGCCGTGGCGGAAGAGCGCGCCGCATTCGTCCGCCGCCATGCCGATGCTCCGCTGGTCGTGTTCGACGTGCCCTTGTTGTTCGAAACCGGCGGCGATCGCGCCGTCGACCGCGTCGTGGTCGTTTCCGCCGCGGCGGAGGTGCAGCGCGCCCGTACGCTTGCCCGGCCTGGCATGACCCCGGCCAGATACGATGCGATCCTGGCGCGGCAATTGCCCGATGCCGATAAGCGCGCGCGGGCCGACTTCGTCATCCTTACGGACGTCTCGCTCGACCGGACCCGCGAAACCGTCCGCCACGTCATCGCTTGCATGGCGCCCGCCACGGGCGGATAG
- the ribA gene encoding GTP cyclohydrolase II has translation MNAARDVARAIDALRRGWPIAIHAPGEAPLPLLAVETADPRALAAFADAGASPLLISSGRAATLKLTNQIAAADPDTPVVIEPAPWLDFSTAVALADPQFDLATPLKGPFRTDAVTRPVASLAAIRLARIAGLLPAFFIDGIDPEVVIAPASIDRHQDARALHLATRARLPVDGAEDAEIVAFRAPDSSDEHIALLIGQPNGASPLVRLHSECLTGDVLGSLKCDCGPQLRAAIQAIRTNGWGILLYLRQEGRGIGLVNKLRAYALQDQGFDTVDANTRLGFAVDARDFGVAARMLDLLGQREVRLLTNNPAKVAGLEAAGMRVVERVAHALPANPHNARYLATKRDRTGHQL, from the coding sequence TTGAACGCGGCACGCGACGTCGCGCGGGCGATCGACGCGTTGCGACGCGGCTGGCCGATCGCGATCCATGCGCCTGGTGAAGCCCCCCTGCCCCTTCTCGCGGTCGAAACCGCCGATCCGCGCGCGCTGGCGGCGTTCGCCGACGCCGGCGCCAGCCCGCTGCTGATCTCCAGCGGCCGGGCGGCAACGCTGAAGCTCACCAACCAGATCGCCGCTGCCGATCCCGACACGCCGGTGGTGATCGAGCCCGCACCATGGCTCGATTTCAGCACCGCGGTGGCGCTTGCCGATCCGCAGTTCGATCTCGCGACGCCGCTCAAGGGGCCGTTTCGAACCGATGCGGTCACCCGCCCCGTCGCCAGCCTCGCCGCCATCCGGCTGGCGCGCATCGCCGGCCTGCTCCCCGCCTTCTTCATCGACGGCATCGATCCGGAAGTGGTGATCGCGCCGGCCAGCATCGATCGGCATCAGGACGCCCGCGCGCTTCACCTCGCAACGCGCGCGCGCCTGCCCGTCGACGGTGCGGAAGATGCCGAGATCGTCGCCTTCCGCGCTCCTGATTCCAGCGACGAACATATCGCGCTGCTGATCGGCCAGCCCAATGGCGCGTCGCCGCTGGTCCGGTTGCACAGCGAATGTCTGACCGGCGACGTGCTCGGCAGCCTGAAATGCGATTGCGGTCCCCAGTTGCGCGCGGCGATCCAGGCGATCCGAACGAATGGCTGGGGTATCCTGTTGTACCTGCGTCAGGAAGGCCGCGGCATCGGGCTGGTCAACAAGCTGCGTGCCTATGCGTTGCAGGACCAGGGGTTCGATACCGTCGATGCCAATACCCGGCTCGGTTTCGCGGTCGATGCGCGGGATTTCGGCGTCGCGGCGCGGATGCTCGACCTGTTGGGGCAGCGTGAGGTGCGGTTGCTGACCAACAACCCGGCCAAGGTCGCCGGACTCGAAGCGGCCGGCATGCGGGTGGTGGAGCGCGTCGCGCACGCTTTGCCGGCCAATCCGCATAACGCACGATATCTGGCGACGAAGCGAGACCGGACCGGCCACCAGCTTTAG
- the hpf gene encoding ribosome hibernation-promoting factor, HPF/YfiA family, translated as MDIRISGHQVATGDALKDHVSDRLQGIATKYFARAISAEVTFGKGPHDVGFKCDIVVHVMKGLVLKGSHQAQEAHLAFDGAAGKIETQLRRYMRRLKDRHAGEAAAMQEDMGYDNAGYTLFQDSATEEDVGDAPLIIAETRVDIPDASVSDAVMMLDLRNTAALLFRNAGTGAYNMVYRRGDGTIGWVEPQRQAQAQQPAAN; from the coding sequence ATGGATATCCGGATCTCTGGTCATCAGGTCGCGACCGGCGACGCGCTCAAGGATCATGTGAGCGACCGGCTTCAGGGTATCGCCACGAAGTATTTCGCCCGCGCCATTTCGGCCGAGGTGACGTTCGGCAAGGGGCCGCACGACGTCGGTTTCAAGTGCGACATCGTCGTCCACGTCATGAAGGGGCTGGTGCTGAAAGGCAGCCACCAGGCGCAGGAGGCGCACCTCGCCTTCGACGGCGCGGCCGGCAAGATCGAAACGCAATTGCGCCGCTACATGCGTCGCCTGAAGGATCGTCACGCCGGCGAAGCGGCGGCGATGCAGGAGGACATGGGGTATGACAACGCGGGCTATACGCTGTTCCAGGATTCGGCGACCGAGGAGGATGTCGGCGACGCGCCGCTCATCATCGCCGAAACGCGCGTCGACATTCCCGATGCCAGCGTGTCCGACGCGGTGATGATGCTCGATCTACGCAACACCGCGGCCTTGTTGTTCCGCAACGCGGGTACCGGCGCATACAACATGGTCTATCGCCGCGGCGATGGCACCATCGGCTGGGTCGAACCCCAGCGCCAGGCTCAGGCCCAGCAGCCCGCCGCCAACTGA
- a CDS encoding LolA family protein has translation MIRHAFALAAAPFALAAPAVLPAQATGDLAAVQRHLQSVETMTADFTQTDRNGKVLTGTFTLKKPGKLRFQYEKGVPILIVAEGGALTFIDYSVRQVQRWPIKNSPLGVLLDPSRDITRYARLVQTGNDRVVSVEANDPKHPEYGKITLIFARDGAAPAGLALQGWVALDSQNNRTTIRLANQRFGVPVSDGTFKWNDPRRPNIR, from the coding sequence ATGATCCGACACGCCTTCGCCCTCGCCGCCGCACCGTTCGCCCTGGCCGCGCCGGCCGTCCTGCCCGCGCAGGCGACCGGCGATCTCGCCGCGGTGCAGCGTCACCTCCAGTCGGTCGAGACGATGACCGCGGATTTCACCCAGACCGACCGCAACGGCAAGGTGCTGACCGGTACCTTCACGCTGAAGAAGCCGGGCAAACTGCGCTTCCAGTACGAAAAGGGCGTGCCGATCCTGATCGTGGCGGAGGGCGGCGCGCTGACCTTCATCGATTATTCGGTGCGACAGGTGCAGCGCTGGCCGATCAAGAACTCGCCGCTCGGCGTGCTCCTCGATCCCAGCCGTGACATCACGCGCTATGCGCGACTGGTGCAGACCGGCAACGACCGTGTCGTATCGGTGGAGGCGAACGACCCCAAGCACCCCGAATATGGCAAGATCACGCTGATCTTCGCTCGCGATGGGGCCGCGCCGGCAGGATTGGCGCTGCAAGGCTGGGTGGCGCTCGACAGCCAGAACAACCGCACGACGATTCGCCTGGCGAATCAGCGGTTCGGCGTGCCGGTGAGCGACGGAACGTTCAAATGGAACGACCCGCGGCGGCCAAACATCCGCTGA
- a CDS encoding MmcB family DNA repair protein: MLDMAPASCVDGGDPAICAADVARGVTRMLLRHDLTTIPEVPLEGGRRADLMAIDVRGQLVIVEIKVSRADLMGDGKWPDYLGHCDRYFWAVPAGFDLSPLDGHAFLPERTGVIVADRYDAAIVRQAHTVPLPAHVRKRCTLAFARRAARRLTFLTDPEAVAT; the protein is encoded by the coding sequence ATGCTTGACATGGCCCCCGCTTCGTGTGTGGACGGCGGCGATCCCGCAATCTGCGCCGCCGACGTCGCCCGCGGCGTGACGCGGATGCTGCTGCGCCACGACCTTACCACCATTCCCGAAGTTCCCCTGGAAGGTGGCCGCCGTGCCGACCTGATGGCGATCGATGTCCGCGGGCAGCTCGTCATCGTCGAGATCAAGGTGTCGCGCGCCGACCTGATGGGCGATGGCAAATGGCCCGACTACCTTGGCCATTGTGATCGTTACTTCTGGGCGGTGCCGGCCGGTTTCGACCTGTCTCCGCTGGATGGCCATGCCTTCCTGCCGGAGCGTACGGGCGTGATCGTCGCCGATCGCTACGACGCAGCGATCGTGCGCCAGGCCCATACCGTGCCGTTGCCGGCGCACGTGCGCAAACGCTGCACGCTCGCCTTCGCCCGGCGTGCCGCAAGGCGGCTGACGTTCCTTACCGATCCGGAAGCGGTGGCAACGTAG
- a CDS encoding PaaI family thioesterase yields the protein MPPDPASPSDPADAGASAHYRSLESLYAAAPINRLFESRLEIVAAGVARIHFRLDERHYHAAGAVHGTSYFKMLDDAAFYAANSLVTDRFLLTTAFNLLLTKPMRAGPVVAEGRWISGKRRVYVADARLIDADGEEAARGTGTFMRSQIPLSGLPGYRSA from the coding sequence ATGCCGCCTGATCCCGCATCGCCGTCCGATCCCGCCGACGCCGGGGCGTCGGCACATTACCGCAGCCTCGAATCGCTCTATGCGGCGGCACCGATCAACCGATTGTTCGAATCCCGGCTCGAAATCGTCGCAGCGGGCGTTGCGCGTATCCATTTCCGCCTGGACGAACGACATTACCATGCGGCCGGCGCCGTCCACGGCACCAGCTACTTCAAGATGCTGGACGATGCCGCTTTCTATGCGGCCAACAGTCTCGTCACCGATCGATTCCTGCTGACCACGGCATTCAACCTGCTGCTCACCAAGCCGATGAGGGCAGGGCCGGTGGTGGCGGAGGGCCGGTGGATCAGCGGCAAGCGCCGGGTCTATGTTGCGGATGCGCGGCTGATCGATGCCGATGGAGAAGAGGCGGCGCGGGGTACCGGTACGTTCATGCGATCGCAGATTCCGCTGTCCGGCCTACCGGGCTATCGATCGGCATGA
- a CDS encoding DUF1491 family protein, translating into MLVGALLRRVNDAGGIAMVRAKGDAQGGAILLLIEDRSGPVRVLERTLGLDGAASLTVSTPADDAESYWRRRRARDPDLWVVELDIPEAERFAAETILSN; encoded by the coding sequence ATGCTCGTCGGCGCGCTTCTGCGCCGCGTCAACGATGCCGGCGGGATCGCCATGGTGCGCGCCAAGGGCGATGCGCAGGGCGGCGCGATCCTGTTGCTGATCGAGGATCGTTCAGGTCCTGTACGGGTTCTGGAACGCACGTTGGGTTTGGACGGGGCGGCGTCGCTGACCGTGTCGACGCCCGCTGATGACGCCGAATCCTACTGGCGCAGGCGACGCGCGCGCGACCCGGATTTGTGGGTCGTGGAACTGGACATCCCGGAAGCCGAACGGTTCGCCGCTGAAACGATCCTGTCGAATTGA
- a CDS encoding PTS sugar transporter subunit IIA, producing MNDFSDLLRPDSVYKDVAVAHKKALFAQLANATDALGFDGRLTAERLAAREKIGSTGFGGGVAIPHAKLPEIDGVTGVFMRLAQPIEFDAVDDLPVDLVFMLVSPVDAGAEHLKALARVSRRLRDRTFLAKLRGAGSPDALYALFTADAARDAA from the coding sequence ATGAACGACTTCAGCGATCTGCTGCGCCCGGATTCGGTCTACAAGGACGTGGCGGTCGCCCATAAGAAGGCGCTGTTCGCGCAGCTTGCCAATGCGACCGATGCGCTCGGTTTCGACGGACGGCTGACTGCCGAGCGGCTGGCGGCACGCGAGAAGATCGGGTCAACCGGCTTCGGCGGCGGCGTCGCGATCCCGCATGCCAAACTGCCCGAGATCGACGGCGTCACCGGTGTGTTCATGCGCCTTGCCCAGCCGATCGAATTCGACGCGGTCGACGATCTGCCGGTCGATCTCGTCTTCATGCTGGTGTCGCCGGTCGATGCCGGGGCAGAACATCTGAAAGCCCTCGCCAGGGTGTCGCGGCGGCTGCGCGACCGGACGTTCCTCGCCAAGCTGCGTGGTGCCGGGTCCCCCGACGCGCTCTATGCGCTGTTCACCGCCGACGCGGCGCGCGATGCCGCCTGA
- a CDS encoding cell wall hydrolase: MTIMQRAAAIAVMTFSLAGLISHSSPVRASDLNRSAIPAPVSTVQINNPATPASVPAPAASVTPQPATQPLQMVQSIPLDDESQDDEYNSLAEAVAAQDSAQVDTTQRCLAGAIYFESKGEPLAGQLAVANVIINRSKSGRFPADVCSVVKQRGQFSFVRGGEIPSIDEGRASWRTALAVAKIALEAAWDSPAPRALFFNTADRRPGGNLTKIAMIGNHVFYR, from the coding sequence ATGACGATTATGCAGCGCGCCGCGGCCATCGCGGTGATGACTTTTTCTCTGGCGGGCCTCATCAGCCACAGTTCGCCAGTCCGGGCGTCGGACCTCAATCGCAGTGCGATTCCGGCTCCCGTTTCGACCGTACAGATCAATAACCCGGCGACCCCGGCTTCGGTTCCAGCCCCCGCCGCGAGCGTGACGCCGCAGCCCGCGACCCAGCCGCTCCAGATGGTGCAGTCGATCCCGCTCGACGATGAGTCGCAGGACGACGAATATAACAGCCTCGCAGAAGCCGTTGCAGCGCAGGACAGCGCGCAGGTGGATACGACGCAGCGCTGCCTTGCCGGCGCGATCTATTTCGAATCCAAGGGCGAACCGCTCGCTGGCCAGCTGGCCGTCGCCAACGTCATCATCAACCGTTCCAAGTCGGGCCGTTTCCCCGCCGACGTCTGTTCGGTCGTCAAGCAGCGCGGCCAGTTCAGTTTCGTGCGCGGCGGCGAAATCCCGTCGATCGACGAAGGTCGCGCATCGTGGCGCACGGCGCTGGCCGTCGCCAAGATCGCGCTGGAAGCAGCCTGGGACAGTCCGGCACCCCGCGCGCTGTTCTTCAACACCGCCGATCGTCGTCCCGGCGGCAATTTGACCAAGATCGCCATGATCGGCAATCACGTCTTCTATCGCTGA
- the dnaQ gene encoding DNA polymerase III subunit epsilon has translation MREIVFDTETTGLSFAGGDRLVEIGCVEMVNRVETGRTFHAYYHPERNMPAEAQAVHGISEAFLSDKPKFAQAVDELLSFIGDAPLVAHNAGFDFSFLNGELTRCGRQIVHVNRMVDTLQIARSRHPGAKHTLDALCSRFGVDRSHRVLHGALLDAQLLAQVYVELLGGRQIGLGLVSDAPVLDTAQIVVRRPVTVRPPRTFRPSDAELAAHAAFVSKLQDPIWGVAAFE, from the coding sequence ATGCGCGAAATCGTCTTCGATACCGAAACCACCGGCCTGAGCTTCGCCGGTGGCGACCGCCTCGTCGAGATCGGCTGCGTCGAGATGGTCAATCGCGTCGAGACCGGGCGCACCTTTCACGCTTATTATCACCCCGAACGTAACATGCCGGCCGAAGCGCAGGCGGTGCACGGCATTTCCGAAGCCTTTTTGAGCGACAAACCCAAATTCGCGCAGGCTGTAGACGAGTTGCTCTCCTTCATCGGCGATGCACCGCTGGTCGCGCACAATGCCGGTTTCGATTTTTCCTTCCTCAACGGCGAACTGACGCGGTGCGGGCGCCAGATCGTGCACGTCAACCGCATGGTCGATACGCTGCAGATCGCGCGCAGCCGCCATCCCGGCGCCAAGCATACGCTCGATGCGCTATGTTCGCGGTTTGGCGTGGACCGGTCGCATCGCGTGCTGCACGGTGCCCTGCTCGACGCGCAGCTGCTGGCGCAGGTCTATGTCGAATTGCTCGGCGGGCGTCAGATCGGGCTCGGTCTGGTTAGCGATGCGCCGGTGCTAGACACTGCGCAGATCGTCGTTCGCCGGCCGGTGACGGTGCGCCCGCCGCGCACGTTCCGTCCATCCGACGCGGAACTTGCAGCGCACGCAGCATTTGTTTCCAAGTTGCAGGATCCGATCTGGGGGGTCGCGGCGTTCGAATAA
- a CDS encoding exodeoxyribonuclease III: MPPVKIVSWNINSVRFRIAIVEQFLREVEPDILCLQETKVVDADFPFETFRALGYDHIVIHGQRMHHGVAILSRVPIVADDRFDWQANREARHVGVRLPNGMRLENVYVPAGGDVPDREINPKFGQKLDFVERMIAWSQDLAVPTILTGDFNIAPLPSDVWSHKALLKVVSHTPIEVSALDRLKASNDWVDLGRHFHPAPARLHTWWSYRSPDWTKNDRGRRLDHMWATREAAAAATGHTVFEHCRNWLKPSDHVPIMTEFAF; this comes from the coding sequence ATGCCGCCTGTGAAGATCGTCTCGTGGAACATCAATTCGGTCCGCTTCCGGATCGCCATCGTCGAGCAGTTCCTGCGCGAGGTCGAACCGGACATCCTGTGTCTGCAGGAAACCAAGGTCGTCGACGCCGACTTTCCGTTCGAGACGTTTCGCGCGCTCGGCTATGACCATATCGTCATCCACGGCCAGCGCATGCATCACGGCGTCGCGATTCTCAGCCGCGTGCCGATCGTCGCGGACGACAGGTTCGACTGGCAGGCCAATCGCGAGGCGCGCCATGTCGGCGTCCGCCTGCCCAATGGCATGCGGCTCGAGAACGTCTACGTTCCCGCCGGCGGCGACGTGCCGGATCGCGAGATCAATCCGAAGTTCGGCCAGAAGCTCGATTTCGTCGAACGGATGATCGCCTGGTCGCAGGATCTGGCGGTGCCGACGATCCTGACCGGCGATTTCAACATCGCCCCCCTGCCCAGCGACGTCTGGAGTCACAAGGCGCTGCTGAAGGTCGTCAGCCACACCCCGATCGAGGTCTCGGCGCTGGACCGTTTGAAGGCGTCGAACGATTGGGTCGACCTCGGTCGCCACTTCCACCCCGCCCCTGCCCGGCTTCACACCTGGTGGAGCTATCGTTCCCCCGACTGGACGAAGAACGATCGCGGACGCCGGCTCGATCACATGTGGGCGACGCGCGAAGCGGCCGCCGCCGCGACCGGCCACACGGTGTTCGAACATTGCCGCAACTGGCTGAAACCGTCGGACCATGTGCCGATCATGACCGAGTTCGCCTTTTGA
- a CDS encoding FtsK/SpoIIIE family DNA translocase, translating into MASRAQPGLLRETVKAGAVRGGALIAAIALFLFTALMVLALASYRASDAALNTASGGPVQNLAGPPGAWFADLALTLFGPAVALLLPIAPIVAVRLWRDQPPGRWLAMLRNAAIGVAAMAAALAFVSDSSVLALPAGWGGVVGLSVAHLVAWALSFIGQPGAERWAARGIGLIVGVTGIIVWAKSLEIDLGERRFRLRRLRAAGSGDAIADAYDDIDDEEDEEPLQLARKVIEPRAVAEPDPRPAPVIADRNLAPSAARPKPRQQNLDLGHTFTLPSIDLLTPAPPVPKGTIDKAALERNARLLENVLDDFKVHGVINEVRPGPVVTMYELEPAPGIKASRVIALADDIARNMSAVSARVAVIPGRNVIGIELPNAKRESVSLHELVGSQTFEDQAAQLPIILGKNIAGDPVIADLAPMPHLLVAGTTGSGKSVGLNCMILSLLYRLTPDQCRMIMIDPKMLELSMYDDIPHLLSPVVTDPAKAVRALKWAVETMEDRYRQMSSVGVRSLAGFNDKVRAAKAKGQRLGRRVQTGYHPETGQPVYEEEQLDYEPLPQIVVIVDELADLMMTAGKEVEFLIQRLAQKARAAGIHLIMATQRPSVDVITGVIKANLPTRISFHVTSKIDSRTILGEQGAEQLLGKGDMLYMPGGKGIVRVHGPFVSDDEVRGIADHWRAQGQPDYISSVTEEPEDGFTLEGAPEGEDSAEDQQYRSAIQLVCESQKASTSWLQRQLRIGYNSAARLIEKMEKDGIVSRPDHVGRREVLRDTEGHAI; encoded by the coding sequence ATGGCGAGCCGTGCGCAGCCAGGCTTGTTGCGTGAGACGGTGAAGGCGGGGGCGGTGCGCGGGGGGGCGTTGATCGCCGCGATCGCCCTGTTCCTGTTCACGGCGCTGATGGTGCTGGCGCTGGCGAGCTATCGCGCCAGCGACGCGGCGCTGAACACCGCGTCCGGCGGGCCTGTCCAGAACCTGGCCGGACCGCCCGGCGCGTGGTTCGCCGATCTGGCGCTGACGCTGTTCGGCCCGGCGGTCGCGCTGTTGCTGCCGATCGCGCCGATTGTCGCGGTGCGGCTGTGGCGCGATCAGCCACCGGGGCGCTGGCTGGCGATGCTGCGCAACGCGGCGATCGGCGTCGCGGCGATGGCCGCGGCACTGGCGTTCGTCTCCGATTCGTCGGTGCTCGCCCTTCCCGCCGGTTGGGGCGGCGTCGTCGGCCTGTCGGTCGCGCATCTGGTCGCCTGGGCGCTGAGCTTCATCGGCCAGCCCGGCGCCGAACGCTGGGCTGCGCGCGGTATCGGCCTGATCGTCGGCGTCACCGGGATCATCGTCTGGGCGAAGAGCCTGGAAATCGACCTCGGCGAACGCCGGTTCCGCCTGCGGCGTCTGCGCGCAGCCGGTTCGGGCGACGCCATCGCCGATGCCTATGACGACATCGACGACGAGGAGGACGAGGAACCGCTGCAACTCGCCCGCAAGGTCATCGAGCCGCGGGCGGTGGCCGAACCCGATCCACGACCCGCACCGGTCATCGCCGACCGCAACCTCGCCCCATCCGCCGCCAGGCCGAAACCCCGCCAGCAGAATTTGGATCTCGGCCACACCTTCACCCTGCCGTCGATCGACCTGCTGACCCCGGCCCCACCGGTGCCCAAGGGCACGATCGACAAGGCGGCGCTGGAGCGGAACGCGCGGCTGCTCGAAAACGTACTCGACGATTTCAAGGTGCACGGCGTCATCAACGAGGTGCGCCCCGGCCCGGTCGTGACGATGTACGAGCTGGAGCCCGCACCGGGGATCAAGGCGAGCCGCGTCATCGCGCTCGCCGACGATATCGCGCGGAACATGAGCGCGGTGTCGGCACGTGTCGCGGTGATCCCGGGCCGCAACGTCATCGGCATCGAACTGCCGAATGCGAAGCGCGAATCCGTGTCGTTGCACGAACTGGTCGGCAGCCAGACGTTCGAGGATCAGGCGGCGCAGCTGCCGATCATCCTCGGCAAGAACATCGCCGGCGACCCCGTCATCGCCGACCTCGCGCCGATGCCGCATCTGCTGGTCGCGGGTACGACGGGGTCGGGCAAGTCGGTCGGGCTGAACTGCATGATCCTGTCGCTGCTGTACCGGCTGACGCCGGACCAGTGCCGGATGATCATGATCGATCCCAAGATGCTCGAACTGAGCATGTACGACGACATTCCCCATCTGCTCTCGCCCGTCGTCACCGATCCTGCCAAGGCGGTACGCGCGCTGAAATGGGCGGTAGAGACGATGGAGGATCGCTACCGCCAGATGTCGTCGGTTGGCGTCCGCAGCCTGGCGGGCTTCAACGACAAGGTGCGCGCCGCCAAAGCAAAGGGCCAGCGCCTCGGCCGACGCGTGCAGACCGGCTATCATCCCGAAACCGGCCAGCCGGTGTATGAGGAAGAGCAGCTCGACTACGAACCGCTGCCGCAGATCGTCGTCATCGTCGACGAGCTTGCCGACCTGATGATGACCGCCGGCAAGGAAGTGGAATTCCTGATCCAGCGCCTGGCACAAAAGGCGCGCGCGGCGGGCATCCACCTCATCATGGCGACGCAGCGACCGTCGGTGGACGTCATCACCGGCGTCATCAAGGCGAACCTGCCGACCCGGATCAGCTTCCACGTCACCAGCAAGATCGATTCGCGCACCATCCTGGGCGAACAGGGCGCCGAACAGCTGCTCGGTAAGGGCGACATGCTCTACATGCCCGGCGGCAAGGGCATCGTCCGCGTCCACGGCCCGTTCGTCAGCGACGACGAGGTGCGCGGCATCGCCGATCACTGGCGTGCGCAGGGCCAGCCCGACTATATCAGCTCGGTCACCGAAGAGCCGGAGGACGGCTTCACGCTGGAAGGCGCTCCGGAGGGCGAGGATTCGGCCGAGGACCAGCAATATCGCAGCGCGATACAGCTGGTGTGCGAATCGCAGAAGGCCTCGACCAGCTGGCTGCAGCGCCAGCTGCGCATCGGCTACAATTCGGCCGCGCGGCTGATCGAGAAAATGGAGAAGGACGGCATCGTCAGTCGTCCCGATCACGTCGGCCGCCGCGAGGTGCTGCGCGATACCGAGGGGCATGCGATCTAA
- the aroE gene encoding shikimate dehydrogenase, whose protein sequence is MTPYTPAGTGRPYAEVIGDPIAQSKSPIIHRFWLDQLGLDADYRKTLVTPDDLPAFFAARRDDPDWRGCNITMPHKLAALDHVDDRGDVRHGIGAINTVFRAEDDVAVGTNTDAGGFYAPLAGFDFTGQPVTVIGAGGAGRAILFALSRMNVGPVTIMNRNTLKAGVLLSAFGLKGQALPLQPAAPPSALLVNASTLGMAGQPPLDLDLGALDEEAVVYDIVYSPLETPLLAAARARGLETVDGLEMLIGQAALAFALFFGSEPPRDRDDILRDLLLA, encoded by the coding sequence GTGACCCCTTACACACCCGCCGGAACCGGCCGGCCTTACGCCGAAGTGATCGGCGATCCGATCGCCCAATCCAAATCGCCGATCATCCACAGGTTCTGGCTCGACCAGCTCGGCCTCGATGCTGACTATCGCAAGACGCTGGTGACGCCCGACGATCTGCCCGCCTTTTTCGCGGCGCGACGCGACGATCCGGATTGGCGCGGCTGCAACATCACCATGCCGCACAAGCTTGCCGCGCTCGACCATGTCGATGACCGCGGCGACGTGCGTCACGGTATCGGCGCGATCAACACCGTCTTTCGTGCCGAGGATGATGTGGCGGTCGGGACCAATACCGATGCGGGCGGGTTCTACGCGCCGCTTGCCGGCTTCGACTTCACCGGCCAGCCGGTCACCGTCATCGGCGCAGGCGGCGCGGGGCGGGCGATCCTGTTTGCCCTGTCGCGGATGAACGTCGGCCCGGTGACGATCATGAACCGCAATACGCTGAAGGCCGGCGTGTTGTTGTCGGCGTTCGGTTTGAAGGGTCAGGCCCTGCCGCTGCAACCCGCCGCGCCGCCATCGGCGCTGCTGGTCAACGCCAGCACGCTTGGCATGGCCGGGCAGCCACCGCTCGACCTCGATCTCGGCGCGCTGGACGAGGAAGCCGTCGTCTACGATATCGTCTATTCGCCGCTCGAAACGCCGCTGCTCGCTGCCGCGCGCGCGCGCGGGCTGGAGACCGTCGACGGTCTGGAGATGCTGATCGGCCAGGCTGCGCTCGCCTTCGCCTTGTTCTTCGGGTCCGAGCCGCCACGCGACCGGGACGACATATTGCGCGACCTGCTGCTCGCATGA